From Pseudanabaena sp. PCC 6802, one genomic window encodes:
- a CDS encoding AAA family ATPase: protein MQEELSILIQSQYPLVYLITSEEERAERTIATVAQIKPSRSVFVWTVTHGMIEYGQQSGTITQHNTVSPEAALEWVVRQKEPGIYIFKDLHPFVESPAVTRWLRDAIASFKGMQKTIILMSPVQTVPIELEKEVVVLDFPLPKIEELEEVLLEQLGVTRIKRLPTETKEKLLRAALGLTRDEAEKVYRKAQVTTGRLTEDEVAIVLSEKQQLIRRNGILEYLEHDEGIDGVGGLEELKHWLTQRSNAFTQRAREYGLPQPKGMLILGVPGCGKSLIAKTASKVWALPLVRLDMGRVYDGSTVGRSEANLRNALKAAESISPMILFIDELDKAFAGSAGSADSDGGTSSRIFGTFLTWMQEKRSPVFVMATANRVDRLPGEFLRKGRFDELFFVDLPNFEERSQIFQIHLSKRRSDVSRFDLPQLSSVSEGFSGAEIEQAIIAAMYEAFAQDREFTQLDIISAVKSTTPLSRTMTEQVAALRDWARLRARPAATTVAEYQRMEF from the coding sequence ATGCAAGAAGAACTTAGTATCCTGATTCAATCCCAATATCCCTTGGTCTACCTCATCACTTCTGAGGAAGAAAGAGCAGAGCGTACGATCGCGACGGTTGCTCAGATCAAGCCCAGTAGAAGTGTATTCGTGTGGACTGTGACGCATGGCATGATCGAATACGGTCAGCAAAGCGGTACCATAACGCAGCACAATACAGTTTCGCCCGAAGCAGCGCTAGAATGGGTGGTCAGACAGAAGGAACCTGGCATCTATATCTTTAAAGATTTGCATCCTTTTGTGGAAAGCCCTGCAGTGACGCGCTGGTTGCGCGATGCGATCGCCAGCTTCAAGGGCATGCAAAAAACAATTATTTTAATGTCTCCCGTCCAGACTGTACCAATTGAATTAGAAAAAGAAGTAGTAGTGCTGGACTTCCCTCTACCAAAAATTGAGGAATTGGAGGAAGTTCTACTAGAACAGCTTGGCGTAACCCGCATTAAGAGACTGCCGACAGAAACCAAGGAAAAGCTCCTGCGTGCAGCACTAGGCTTAACGAGGGATGAAGCTGAGAAAGTCTACCGCAAAGCTCAGGTGACGACCGGTCGTTTAACTGAAGATGAAGTGGCGATTGTATTGTCGGAGAAGCAGCAACTAATTAGACGTAATGGCATCCTTGAATATCTCGAACATGATGAAGGTATAGATGGGGTGGGTGGTCTGGAGGAGCTAAAGCACTGGTTGACGCAAAGATCGAATGCCTTTACGCAACGAGCCAGAGAATACGGCCTACCTCAACCCAAAGGTATGTTGATCTTGGGCGTGCCGGGTTGCGGTAAATCATTAATTGCCAAAACTGCTTCCAAAGTTTGGGCGTTGCCTCTAGTCCGGTTAGACATGGGTAGAGTTTATGATGGTTCCACGGTTGGGAGATCGGAGGCAAATCTGCGCAATGCCCTCAAGGCGGCTGAGTCCATCTCTCCCATGATTCTATTTATTGACGAACTTGATAAGGCTTTTGCTGGTAGTGCTGGTTCAGCCGATTCCGACGGTGGCACTTCATCCCGCATCTTTGGTACATTCCTCACCTGGATGCAGGAGAAAAGATCGCCAGTATTTGTCATGGCAACCGCTAATCGCGTAGATCGACTACCTGGTGAGTTCCTGCGCAAGGGACGGTTTGACGAGTTATTCTTTGTCGATCTACCAAACTTTGAAGAACGCAGCCAAATTTTCCAAATTCACTTGAGCAAACGGCGCTCAGATGTTTCCCGCTTCGACTTACCCCAACTCTCTAGCGTGAGCGAGGGCTTTTCAGGGGCAGAAATCGAGCAGGCAATTATTGCTGCTATGTATGAGGCATTTGCCCAAGACCGAGAGTTTACCCAGTTGGACATTATATCCGCAGTTAAATCTACAACCCCCCTTTCGCGGACGATGACAGAGCAGGTAGCAGCTTTGCGCGATTGGGCACGACTGCGGGCTCGCCCAGCCGCAACTACCGTCGCTGAGTATCAGCGTATGGAGTTTTAA
- a CDS encoding DUF1257 domain-containing protein, which produces MSHFSTLRTKITDAEILKTSLRDLGISVKTEADVRGYNGQRIRADIVATLEGDYDLGWSRNADGSFDLIADLWGVAKKHNQTELINSINQKYAVNKTLNEVRRPGLSNANVKLVVQ; this is translated from the coding sequence ATGTCTCACTTCAGCACTCTACGCACAAAAATTACTGATGCCGAAATCCTCAAGACCTCGCTACGCGATCTAGGGATTAGCGTCAAAACTGAAGCAGATGTACGCGGCTACAACGGTCAGCGCATTCGTGCCGACATTGTTGCCACCCTCGAAGGCGACTACGACCTGGGCTGGTCTCGCAATGCTGATGGCAGCTTCGATCTAATTGCCGACCTTTGGGGTGTTGCCAAGAAGCACAACCAAACTGAGTTGATCAACTCGATTAACCAGAAGTACGCCGTTAACAAGACCCTCAACGAAGTCAGACGACCTGGTCTTAGCAATGCTAACGTCAAACTCGTCGTGCAATAG
- a CDS encoding DUF1257 domain-containing protein, with protein MSHFSTLRTKITDAEILKTSLRDLGISVKTEADVRGYNGQRVRADIVATLEGDYDLGWSRNADGSFDLIADLWGVAKKHNQTELINSINQKYAVNRTLNEVRRPGLSNANVKLVVQ; from the coding sequence ATGTCTCACTTCAGCACTCTACGCACAAAAATTACTGATGCCGAAATCCTCAAGACCTCGCTACGCGATCTAGGGATTAGCGTCAAAACTGAAGCAGATGTACGCGGCTACAACGGTCAGCGCGTTCGTGCCGACATTGTTGCCACCCTCGAAGGCGACTACGACCTGGGCTGGTCTCGCAATGCTGATGGCAGCTTCGATCTAATTGCCGACCTTTGGGGTGTTGCCAAGAAGCACAACCAAACTGAGTTGATCAACTCGATTAACCAAAAGTACGCAGTCAATAGAACCCTTAACGAAGTCAGACGGCCTGGTCTTAGCAATGCCAACGTCAAACTCGTCGTGCAGTAA
- a CDS encoding NAD(P)/FAD-dependent oxidoreductase encodes MKTYDWIVVGGGITGAALSYELGRVGFSVLLLEPYPISDRASNATRYSYGGIPYWSGTTPLTRQLCTEGIDIQSHLTDELGADTEFRYLDLVLTIGLDEDVRRTLAGYRDGAIAPTLVSVSQACELEPLLDSKAIAGALLFKHAHVNPRRLVAAYCSAFQRHGGTLIHAKLERLLCDRHRTQGAIANGTTYHANNVAICAGGMSRQLLKDAGIHIKQYFTHAELIETKPVDLKLRALVMPATNQRMQFETDASQGEIDALWDESDRELAPPSIDPGAIQFLDRTIEIGQLSRLLTNPHAKVDAVQSEAKIRSQVGKVLPAIASLPGQWHSCLVAFSQDGLPLIGAVPDYANIHIFSGFTSPMVYVPTLARRFAAFANGASDDIIPQLSPLRFA; translated from the coding sequence ATGAAAACCTATGACTGGATTGTGGTGGGTGGGGGCATTACTGGTGCTGCCCTCAGCTACGAGCTAGGTCGGGTTGGGTTTTCCGTTCTGCTGCTCGAACCATATCCCATCTCCGATCGCGCATCGAATGCCACGCGCTATAGCTACGGCGGTATTCCCTACTGGTCGGGGACAACACCCCTAACACGCCAACTCTGTACTGAGGGTATAGATATTCAAAGTCACCTTACGGATGAGTTAGGCGCTGATACGGAATTTCGCTATCTGGATCTGGTTCTGACCATCGGGCTGGACGAAGATGTGCGAAGAACTCTGGCAGGTTATCGAGATGGCGCGATCGCACCCACCTTAGTCTCTGTATCTCAGGCTTGCGAGTTAGAACCTTTGCTCGATTCCAAGGCGATCGCTGGAGCTTTGCTATTCAAACATGCCCATGTGAATCCCAGGCGGTTGGTTGCAGCCTACTGTAGTGCATTTCAGCGACATGGCGGCACCTTGATTCATGCCAAACTCGAACGCCTGCTGTGCGATCGCCATAGGACTCAGGGTGCAATTGCCAACGGAACGACGTATCATGCCAATAACGTTGCGATCTGCGCCGGTGGAATGAGCCGTCAGTTGCTCAAGGATGCTGGCATCCATATCAAGCAATATTTCACCCACGCCGAACTAATCGAAACAAAGCCCGTAGATCTGAAGTTGCGCGCCTTAGTGATGCCAGCAACAAACCAACGGATGCAATTTGAGACAGATGCCAGTCAAGGGGAAATCGATGCCCTATGGGATGAAAGCGATCGCGAATTAGCGCCGCCATCTATCGATCCTGGGGCAATTCAGTTTTTAGATCGCACGATCGAGATCGGTCAACTGAGCCGCCTCCTGACTAATCCCCATGCAAAGGTAGATGCGGTACAGAGCGAAGCTAAGATTCGCTCGCAAGTGGGTAAAGTTTTACCCGCGATCGCATCACTACCCGGTCAGTGGCACAGTTGCCTGGTGGCTTTTAGTCAAGATGGCTTGCCCTTAATTGGAGCGGTACCGGATTATGCCAATATCCACATATTCTCTGGCTTTACCAGTCCTATGGTCTACGTTCCGACCTTAGCCCGCAGGTTCGCCGCCTTTGCCAACGGTGCAAGCGATGATATTATTCCCCAACTTTCACCCCTGCGATTTGCATAG
- a CDS encoding ABC-F family ATP-binding cassette domain-containing protein, whose amino-acid sequence MLRLEHIKKIYPTGEVLKDVNWEVKPGDRIGLVGVNGAGKSTQLKIIAGEIEPTDGQVVKPSSLKIAYLTQEFEVDPQRTIKAEFWTVFHEANQIQADLAIVSHKLENLKPGDDFEKLLKQMDRLQRQFEALNGYELESRIDKILPELGFELGDSDRTVDEFSGGWQMRVSLGKILLQEPDLLLLDEPTNHLDLETIEWLETYLKNLKTPMVIVSHDRQFLDRLCTQIVETERGVSTTYLGNYSAYLTQKEEAREAQLGAFERQQKYLEKQQVFVERFRASATRSTQAKSREKLLDKIERIEAPDGGVRTLKFRFPPASRSGRVVVEIKDLTHAYGEQILFLGANLLIEKGDRIAFLGPNGAGKSTLLKIIVGQEPYNDGEIQLGHNVLPGYFEQNQAEALDLHKTVLATIHDDFPKMKEEEVRSLLGRFLFSGDDVFKKVADISGGEKARLALAKMLLQPVNFLILDEPTNHLDIPAKEMLEEALKEYDGTVAIVSHDRYFISQVANKIVEIRDGDLRVYAGDYAYYLEKIDEEKREAAHAAAMAAKAAKDAAKRAKEKEKQKEKQKEKTKR is encoded by the coding sequence ATGCTGCGCCTCGAACATATCAAGAAAATTTACCCGACAGGCGAAGTGTTGAAAGATGTAAACTGGGAGGTTAAACCGGGCGATCGCATTGGTCTGGTAGGCGTAAATGGCGCTGGTAAATCGACGCAGCTTAAAATTATTGCGGGGGAGATCGAACCAACTGACGGACAGGTAGTGAAACCCTCTAGCCTCAAGATTGCCTACCTGACCCAGGAGTTTGAGGTCGATCCGCAGCGTACGATCAAAGCAGAGTTCTGGACGGTATTCCACGAGGCAAATCAGATTCAGGCAGACTTAGCGATTGTCAGCCATAAGCTAGAAAATCTCAAACCTGGGGATGATTTTGAGAAACTGCTCAAGCAAATGGATCGATTGCAGCGGCAATTTGAAGCCCTCAATGGCTACGAGCTAGAGAGTCGCATCGATAAAATTTTACCGGAGCTAGGATTTGAATTGGGCGATAGCGATCGCACTGTAGATGAGTTTAGCGGTGGCTGGCAGATGCGCGTGAGTTTGGGCAAGATTCTCTTACAAGAACCAGATCTACTACTACTGGACGAACCGACGAACCACCTCGACTTAGAAACAATTGAGTGGTTGGAAACCTATCTCAAGAATCTCAAAACCCCTATGGTGATTGTTTCTCACGATCGTCAGTTTCTCGATCGACTTTGCACTCAAATTGTGGAAACCGAGCGCGGCGTATCTACTACTTATTTGGGTAATTATTCCGCCTACTTAACCCAAAAGGAAGAAGCTAGAGAAGCGCAACTTGGTGCTTTTGAGCGCCAGCAGAAATACTTAGAAAAGCAACAGGTGTTTGTAGAGAGATTTCGCGCTAGTGCCACGCGCAGCACGCAGGCAAAGAGCCGCGAGAAACTCCTCGATAAAATCGAGCGTATTGAGGCTCCAGATGGCGGAGTTCGTACGTTAAAATTCCGCTTCCCACCCGCCAGTCGCAGCGGTCGAGTTGTGGTGGAAATTAAAGACCTCACCCATGCGTACGGCGAGCAAATTCTGTTTTTGGGGGCAAACCTATTAATAGAGAAAGGCGATCGCATTGCCTTTCTCGGCCCTAACGGTGCGGGCAAATCAACTCTACTCAAAATCATCGTAGGTCAAGAGCCATATAACGATGGAGAAATTCAATTGGGTCATAACGTCCTGCCCGGCTACTTCGAGCAAAATCAAGCGGAGGCTCTGGATCTACATAAGACCGTCCTGGCAACGATTCACGATGACTTTCCCAAAATGAAGGAAGAGGAAGTACGCAGTCTGCTCGGAAGATTCCTATTTAGCGGCGATGACGTATTTAAGAAAGTTGCAGATATCAGCGGCGGTGAAAAAGCCCGTCTGGCGCTAGCGAAAATGCTACTGCAACCCGTCAACTTTTTGATTTTAGACGAGCCGACCAACCACCTCGACATCCCTGCTAAAGAGATGCTCGAAGAAGCTTTAAAAGAATACGATGGTACCGTAGCGATCGTATCCCACGATCGCTACTTTATCTCTCAAGTGGCAAATAAGATTGTCGAGATTCGCGATGGCGATCTGCGGGTATATGCAGGTGACTATGCCTACTATCTCGAAAAAATTGATGAAGAAAAGCGCGAAGCTGCTCACGCTGCTGCTATGGCTGCCAAAGCTGCTAAGGATGCTGCTAAGCGAGCTAAGGAAAAAGAGAAACAAAAAGAGAAGCAAAAAGAGAAAACTAAACGATAG
- the argF gene encoding ornithine carbamoyltransferase: MGSLQGRDLLSLADLQSAEVQALLNLAHQLKKGESTGPDLRHKTLGLVFRKASTRTRVSFTVAMHQLGGHVIDLDPSVTQVSRGEPLEDTARVLDRYVDVLAIRTFAQSDLETFAHYCQIPIINALTDLEHPCQALADLLTIQENFGKLQGLTLTYVGDGNNVAHSLLLGCALVGMNVRVAAPNGFAPDREVVAKAKSIAQNSEAIVTDDPKLAAQSAHVLYTDVWASMGQEAEADDRIPIFQPFQLNADLLSLADPSAIVLHCLPAHRGEEITNDVIEGSQSRVWDQAENRLHVQKALLASIL, encoded by the coding sequence ATGGGAAGTTTGCAGGGTCGAGATCTACTTAGCCTGGCCGATCTACAAAGTGCTGAAGTACAAGCGCTGCTTAATTTGGCGCACCAGCTTAAAAAAGGGGAATCAACAGGCCCAGACCTTCGCCACAAGACGCTGGGCTTGGTATTCCGTAAAGCTTCGACCCGTACGCGAGTTAGCTTTACGGTGGCAATGCACCAACTAGGCGGGCATGTTATTGACCTTGACCCTAGCGTGACCCAGGTGAGTCGGGGCGAACCGCTTGAGGATACAGCACGGGTACTCGATCGCTATGTCGATGTTTTGGCAATTCGTACCTTTGCCCAATCCGACCTGGAAACGTTTGCCCACTATTGCCAAATCCCCATCATTAATGCCCTGACCGATCTAGAACACCCCTGCCAAGCCCTTGCCGACTTGCTTACAATCCAGGAAAATTTTGGCAAGCTTCAGGGGCTGACCCTAACCTATGTCGGAGATGGCAACAATGTGGCACATTCACTGCTACTGGGATGCGCTCTAGTGGGTATGAACGTACGGGTAGCAGCGCCAAACGGGTTTGCCCCCGATCGCGAAGTCGTCGCCAAAGCTAAAAGCATTGCCCAAAATTCGGAAGCGATCGTGACTGACGATCCCAAATTAGCGGCTCAGTCCGCCCACGTACTCTACACCGATGTGTGGGCAAGCATGGGGCAAGAAGCCGAAGCCGACGATCGCATTCCTATTTTTCAGCCATTTCAACTAAATGCCGATCTGTTGTCCTTAGCCGATCCCAGCGCGATCGTCCTGCATTGTTTGCCCGCCCATCGCGGCGAGGAAATTACCAACGATGTAATTGAGGGTAGCCAGTCGCGGGTCTGGGATCAAGCCGAAAACCGCCTCCACGTGCAAAAGGCTTTGCTAGCAAGCATACTTTAG
- a CDS encoding NF041680 family putative transposase — MISLDKLEQFRKYTYEIIGNGRDALFDLMDAVLTSRSVSSFVELSLSPLFRREWSSIYEALQDSHPPREDLMKQYIQQMPAAEVTILAGDHTAWSRPYAVTLQERTYEHQPQPGVGSKPVTVGQGYSTIAWIPESEGSFALPLRHERITSFENPIQKAASQLRLVCAEIPGTVLFLGDGEYGCAPFLQQTADIPCIKLLRLRPNRVLYHAPKDYEGHGRPHKHGEKFSLKDSDTWSIPQADITIAEPKLGRLQIRRWPNLHLKQAADHPFTLILVERLDMPESKPLWLIWVAKDEPILSEVWQKYLRRFAIEHWYRLVRQRLHWTIPQLSTPAQMETWSDLMPLLTWQLWLARELVQDSPLPWQKPMTKLSPGRVANAFALVLVRIGSPSPDPKPRGKSPGWPLGKKRTQRIRYPTVKKRYAKPLKKASAATA, encoded by the coding sequence ATGATTAGTTTGGATAAACTTGAGCAATTTCGCAAGTACACGTACGAAATTATAGGGAACGGGAGAGATGCGCTGTTCGACTTGATGGATGCGGTACTGACGAGTCGGAGTGTTTCATCGTTTGTGGAACTTTCGTTAAGCCCATTATTTCGGAGGGAGTGGTCGAGTATCTATGAAGCACTGCAAGATAGTCATCCTCCACGTGAAGACTTGATGAAGCAATACATACAGCAAATGCCGGCAGCAGAGGTGACGATATTGGCGGGCGACCATACAGCCTGGTCGCGTCCCTATGCGGTGACATTACAAGAACGCACCTACGAACATCAACCTCAACCGGGAGTAGGAAGCAAACCTGTTACGGTGGGGCAAGGATACAGCACAATTGCCTGGATTCCAGAGTCAGAAGGGAGTTTTGCCTTACCGTTGCGGCATGAGCGGATCACCAGTTTCGAGAACCCGATTCAGAAAGCCGCTAGTCAGTTACGCTTGGTTTGTGCGGAAATTCCTGGGACTGTGCTTTTCCTGGGGGATGGCGAGTATGGGTGCGCACCATTTTTGCAGCAAACAGCAGACATCCCGTGTATCAAGCTGCTCAGGCTACGCCCCAACCGGGTTCTGTATCATGCCCCAAAGGATTACGAGGGGCATGGGCGACCCCATAAGCATGGAGAGAAATTTAGCCTCAAAGACTCTGACACTTGGTCTATTCCCCAAGCAGACATCACAATTGCAGAGCCTAAACTGGGACGATTGCAAATTCGTCGATGGCCAAACCTGCACTTAAAGCAAGCCGCAGACCATCCCTTTACACTCATTCTGGTCGAACGTCTTGATATGCCTGAATCGAAACCCCTGTGGTTGATTTGGGTCGCTAAAGACGAGCCAATCTTGAGTGAGGTATGGCAAAAATATCTGCGCAGATTTGCCATTGAGCATTGGTATCGCTTGGTGCGTCAACGTCTCCATTGGACAATCCCTCAGCTTTCTACCCCTGCTCAGATGGAGACTTGGTCGGACTTGATGCCTTTACTTACTTGGCAATTGTGGCTCGCTCGTGAACTTGTCCAAGACTCTCCTCTGCCTTGGCAGAAACCGATGACTAAATTGTCTCCTGGTCGAGTTGCAAATGCTTTTGCTTTAGTTTTGGTCAGGATTGGCTCTCCTTCCCCTGACCCTAAACCTCGCGGTAAGTCTCCAGGTTGGCCTCTTGGGAAAAAACGAACCCAACGGATTCGTTATCCTACTGTCAAAAAACGCTATGCCAAGCCCCTCAAAAAAGCTTCCGCTGCAACTGCTTAG
- a CDS encoding HEAT repeat domain-containing protein yields MIDEDIALLDIETSFASPLDRPEEELPRPDPDEMLALLDSESVLERMQAARAFCELEDRRAIPHLIDLLQDDCTLVRVSAAYALGRNPSTTAVLPLIAKLDQEWNGYVRKGIVWALGTCKDRRALAPLISALKYDIAAVRLWAASALGQLGDLSAIESLTETLQSDRIAAVRSNCAWSLGKLLRLRVADAPHRRDDIYHDALDALIGALEDDDLSVQDDAKITIRKLGDPRGLRVLEQIEIEQGYCDLF; encoded by the coding sequence ATGATCGATGAAGATATCGCTTTACTAGACATAGAAACATCGTTCGCCAGCCCGCTGGATCGTCCAGAGGAGGAATTGCCGCGCCCCGATCCAGATGAAATGTTGGCTTTGTTAGATTCTGAGTCAGTTCTGGAAAGAATGCAGGCTGCCAGAGCTTTTTGCGAGCTTGAAGATCGACGAGCTATCCCTCACTTGATCGATCTGCTGCAAGATGACTGCACGCTAGTACGCGTCAGTGCTGCCTATGCTTTGGGGCGCAATCCCTCGACTACTGCCGTATTGCCCTTGATTGCCAAGCTAGACCAGGAATGGAACGGCTACGTGCGTAAAGGTATCGTGTGGGCTTTAGGTACCTGTAAGGATCGACGCGCATTAGCCCCATTAATCTCTGCCCTAAAGTATGATATTGCTGCAGTGCGGCTGTGGGCCGCCAGCGCGCTTGGGCAGTTGGGCGACCTCAGTGCTATAGAATCTTTAACTGAGACTTTACAGTCAGATCGCATCGCTGCAGTCCGAAGTAATTGTGCCTGGTCATTAGGGAAGCTGTTGCGGCTTAGAGTTGCCGATGCCCCTCATCGCCGCGACGATATCTATCATGATGCTTTAGATGCCCTGATTGGAGCATTGGAAGACGACGATCTCAGCGTCCAGGATGATGCCAAGATCACTATCAGAAAACTAGGCGATCCGCGTGGACTGAGGGTGTTGGAGCAAATAGAGATAGAGCAAGGTTATTGCGATTTATTTTAA
- the rpe gene encoding ribulose-phosphate 3-epimerase → MPQKTTVISPSILSADFSRLGEEIRAVDAAGADWIHVDVMDGRFVPNITIGPLIVEAIRPTTTKPLDVHLMIVEPEKYVPDFAAAGADIITVHAEHNACPHLHRNLGQIRELGKQAGVSLNPSTPLSFIEHVLELCDLVLIMSVNPGFGGQSFIPEVVPKIAALRRMCNERGLDPWIEVDGGLKGNNTWQVLEAGANAIVAGSAVFKASDYTKAISDIRHSKRPELVHA, encoded by the coding sequence ATGCCTCAAAAAACCACTGTAATATCCCCATCGATCCTATCTGCTGATTTCAGCCGTCTGGGAGAGGAAATTCGTGCAGTTGATGCAGCAGGCGCGGATTGGATTCATGTCGATGTCATGGATGGTCGGTTTGTGCCTAATATTACGATTGGGCCATTAATCGTTGAGGCAATTCGTCCTACTACAACCAAGCCATTGGACGTGCACCTAATGATCGTAGAACCGGAGAAGTACGTGCCGGACTTTGCGGCAGCAGGGGCTGATATCATCACCGTGCACGCCGAACACAATGCTTGCCCTCACCTGCATCGCAATTTAGGGCAAATTCGCGAACTAGGCAAGCAGGCAGGCGTTTCGCTCAACCCCTCCACGCCATTAAGCTTTATCGAACACGTTCTAGAACTTTGCGATCTGGTATTAATCATGAGCGTTAATCCCGGCTTTGGCGGTCAAAGCTTTATCCCTGAAGTAGTACCTAAGATTGCTGCCCTGCGTCGTATGTGCAACGAGCGCGGTCTCGATCCATGGATTGAGGTAGATGGTGGTCTAAAAGGCAACAATACCTGGCAAGTCCTCGAAGCTGGAGCCAATGCCATTGTGGCTGGTTCGGCAGTATTCAAAGCCAGCGACTACACTAAAGCAATTAGCGATATCCGCCACAGCAAGCGTCCAGAATTAGTTCACGCCTAG
- the nrdR gene encoding transcriptional regulator NrdR, protein MLCPFCQHTDSRVLESRSAEEGHSIRRRRECLKCNRRFTTYERIEFVPITVIKRDGTQESFDRSKLLRGVIRACEKTGVPQEKLEATIDEIEAQLQMRSDRNVHSVEIGEAVLEQLRGISEVAYVRFASVYRQFKGVRDFADALSHLTIDNQLTKN, encoded by the coding sequence ATGCTCTGCCCTTTCTGCCAACATACTGATAGTCGAGTGTTAGAGTCGCGCTCTGCGGAAGAGGGTCATAGTATCCGTCGCAGGCGGGAATGCCTGAAATGCAACCGACGCTTTACCACGTACGAACGTATTGAATTCGTGCCAATTACAGTGATCAAGCGCGATGGCACCCAAGAATCCTTCGATCGCTCCAAACTGTTACGCGGGGTCATCCGTGCCTGCGAAAAAACGGGAGTACCGCAGGAAAAGCTGGAAGCGACGATCGACGAGATCGAAGCACAGCTACAAATGCGGAGCGATCGCAACGTCCACAGCGTAGAGATTGGCGAGGCAGTTCTAGAGCAATTACGAGGAATCAGCGAAGTTGCTTACGTCCGGTTCGCCTCGGTCTATCGCCAATTCAAAGGAGTTCGGGATTTCGCCGACGCGCTCAGCCATCTCACAATTGATAACCAACTAACAAAAAATTAA
- a CDS encoding IS5 family transposase has product MRRSYNTDLSNQEWEIIAPMLPKPSKWGRPPKTNMRELLNAIFYILKNGCTWQNLPHDFPPYSTVYFYWQRWERTGLLEEINRKLSQQFREKVSKEATPSLVSIDSQSVKTTESAGSRGFDGGKQIKGRKRFAMVDTLGLVVKVLVCAANIGERAGAKQLLQNLTSPLPRLEKILVDAGFSGDEITQWVNDNFGWLWEVSKRADNQKGFVVESKRWVVERTFAWLGNCRRLSKDYEFYEQMSESFIYLALIRKMLRNLATATS; this is encoded by the coding sequence ATGCGCCGATCCTATAATACCGATTTATCCAACCAAGAATGGGAAATTATCGCACCCATGCTACCCAAACCATCAAAATGGGGTAGGCCACCCAAAACAAATATGCGAGAGTTACTGAATGCCATTTTCTATATACTCAAAAATGGTTGTACATGGCAGAATCTACCCCATGACTTTCCGCCTTACTCAACGGTCTATTTCTACTGGCAAAGGTGGGAAAGAACTGGGCTACTGGAGGAGATTAATCGCAAATTGAGCCAACAATTTAGGGAAAAGGTTAGTAAAGAGGCGACCCCAAGCTTGGTGAGTATCGATAGCCAGAGTGTGAAGACAACAGAAAGTGCGGGCAGTCGAGGTTTTGATGGCGGTAAGCAAATCAAGGGCAGAAAACGCTTCGCTATGGTTGACACCTTGGGCTTAGTTGTAAAGGTGTTGGTGTGTGCAGCTAACATCGGTGAAAGAGCAGGAGCTAAGCAGTTGTTACAGAATCTCACATCTCCATTACCACGATTAGAGAAAATTCTGGTTGATGCTGGATTCTCTGGTGATGAAATCACACAATGGGTCAACGACAACTTCGGATGGCTTTGGGAAGTTAGCAAACGGGCAGACAATCAGAAAGGTTTTGTAGTGGAGTCAAAGCGTTGGGTGGTAGAGCGAACCTTTGCTTGGTTAGGTAATTGTCGTAGACTAAGCAAGGATTATGAATTTTATGAGCAAATGTCTGAATCGTTTATTTACTTGGCTTTAATCCGCAAAATGCTAAGAAATCTGGCAACTGCGACTTCCTAA